The window AGCGGCGGGCCAGCCGGTCGTAGGTGAGCCCGTCCAGTTCCACCTCGCACCCGGCCGGCCAGCGCACCGGATCGTCGGCGAGCCGCCCGAAGCGTGCGTCGCGCAGACTGATCGTGCCGGTCGACTCCGGGGCCGGCCGTAACGTCAGCAGCCGCGCCTGCGCCTCGATCAGCAGCAGCGAGTAGCCGCCGCCGGGCGCCGACAGCACCGTGTCACGCATCGTGAGACTGCCGCCGACCTGCACCCCGACCAGGTGGATCTCCCCGCCGGCGATCACCTCGTGCGCGAACAGCGACCCGCCGACGACCAGGCTGCCGGCGCTGATCGCGGCCCCGGTGTCCGGATCGGGGCCGATCCGCGCGGCTCTGAGGTCCACGCTGCCGGTCACCCGGGCTCCGGTCAGCCGCAGTCCGAGGCCCACGGTCGTACCCCGCAGATGGACCCCGCCGCCGATCTCGGCGCGCTGCAGGTGCACACCTCCGCCGATCCGGCTGCCGTCCAGCTCGACCGATCCGCCGATCCGGGCCGGGAGCAGCCACACGTCACCGGTGACGGTCGCGTCGCGTACCCCCAGATCACCGGCGACCCGCAGCCCGTCCGCCTCGATGCCCGGCAGCGTGCAGCCGTCGAGGTTGACCTGCACCAGATCGGCGTGATCGAGCAGCAGCGGCTCGTCGAAGACGCAGCCGCGCAGGCGCAGCGGCATGTCGATGCGCGCTCCGGTCAGGTCGACGGACCCGGTGACGTGCGCGCCGGACAGGTTCAGGCGCCCGCCGCCGTCGCGCAGCAGCCGGGCCAGCAGCTCCCCGTCGACGGCCGCGCCGCCCAGGTCCAGCGGTACGCCGTCGCGGAACGCCCGCCGGACCCGCCGCCGTGTCCGCAGATCGGTCACCGGGCGTCCGCGCGTAACCGTCCGGCCCGGAACAACTCGTCGAAGATCATCTGGTCGACCGGAGACACCCGGTCACGGTCGGCATAGGTCAGCCGGGCCACCTCCTCGATCTCGTTGTCGGCCCGCAACTCGCCGTGGAAGTCGGCGGTGTAGCAGGTCATCCGGACCACGGTGCCCGCCGGATGGGCGTGCGCCTGCGCCTCGAACGTCCCGACGTGGACCGCGCTGCCGGCCACGATCGTCACGCTGAGTTCCTCCCGGATCTCCCGCACCAGGGTTTCCAGGTCGCTCTCGCCGGGTTCGCGTTTGCCGCCGGGCAGGTAGTAGACGTCCCGGCCCACCGACCGGGTACTGAGGATCGCGCCGTCGTCCACCTGAATCCAGGCGATCTTGTCAATCAGGGTCACTCGAGCATTCCAGCGTGTACCGCACCGCGAACTCAAGCGCACCCGGCCGCCCGCTGAACCCGCCGACCGCACGACCTACTTCGGCGGGCATGACCCGACGATGGTGGCGTACGGCCACGGCGACCGCGCTGATCGGCATGTTCGCACTGGCCCCGGCTCCCGCCAGCGCCGCCCCGGCGGTCGCGTCGAAGTAGGTCTACTTCACCTTCGACGACGGCCCCGGCCCGGGCACCGACGACCTGCCCGACGCGGCCGCCGCGTACGACGCGAAGGTGACCCTGTTCTATGTCGGCCGCAACGGCGAGCAGGCCCCGCAGTCGGTGGCCCGCGCGGCGGCCGAGGGGCACGTCATCGGCAGTCACACCTACAGCCACGAATCGTTGACCACGCTGAGCCGGGCCGAGGCGTTCCGGCAGATCGCCCAGGGCCACAACGCGCTGCGCCCGTACGTCAGCAACTGCTGGCGCCCGCCGCGGTGGCTCACCTCGCCGACCATCGAGCAGGACGCCAAGAGCCTGGGCCTGCGCCAGACGCTGCGCACGATGGATCCGGCCGAGACCCGGCGGGTGTTCGTGCCGGCCGCCTGGACCGACGAGGACCAGATCGTCGCCGAGGTCCAGCAGCAGGTCTACGACGGCGCGATGATCACCCTGCACGCGGAGGGCCCGAGTGCCGCCGCCCAGCTGGGCGCGTTCAAGCGGCTGCTGCCGCTGTTGACCGCCCGGGGCTACCGGTTCAAGGCCCTGCCGTACTGCGACCGGCCGACCCACACCCTGCTGGCCGTCGGTGACGAGCTCACCGTCGGGTCCGGCACCGCCAACTACCGCAACCAGCTGGACCTGATGCTGCGCCGCGGCGCCGAACCGCGCGGCTTCAACTTCCGCTGGGAGGGCAGTGTCACCGACAGTCCGACCACCGGCATGCACCACGACGGGTTCGCCGGTCAGACGCTGCCGCGGTTGACTCGCGACAT of the Actinoplanes sichuanensis genome contains:
- a CDS encoding NUDIX hydrolase, which translates into the protein MTLIDKIAWIQVDDGAILSTRSVGRDVYYLPGGKREPGESDLETLVREIREELSVTIVAGSAVHVGTFEAQAHAHPAGTVVRMTCYTADFHGELRADNEIEEVARLTYADRDRVSPVDQMIFDELFRAGRLRADAR